One genomic window of Paenisporosarcina antarctica includes the following:
- a CDS encoding exodeoxyribonuclease III encodes MKLVSWNVNGIRACVKKGFIDYFHEVNADIFCLQETKLQAGQIDLQLEGYYQYWNYAVKKGYSGTAVFTKEKPISVKYGVGDLTEEAEGRILTLEYDQFYLVNVYTPNAKRDLTRLPYRLEWEDEMRAYLKHLDLTKPVIMCGDLNVAHQQIDLKNAKSNKGNSGFTIEERGKMTGLLDEGFTDTFRHFYPEKEEAFTWWSYMATVRERNIGWRIDYFITSNRLCERLVDAYIHPQIHGSDHCPIVLELKGNVKNLS; translated from the coding sequence ATGAAACTAGTTTCTTGGAATGTGAACGGCATTAGGGCTTGTGTGAAAAAAGGATTTATAGATTATTTTCATGAAGTGAATGCGGATATTTTTTGCCTGCAAGAGACGAAGTTACAAGCTGGGCAAATTGATTTACAGTTAGAAGGATATTATCAATATTGGAATTATGCAGTAAAAAAAGGGTATTCAGGTACAGCTGTCTTTACAAAGGAAAAACCAATCTCAGTAAAGTATGGAGTAGGAGATTTAACTGAAGAAGCTGAAGGTAGAATACTTACATTAGAATACGATCAGTTTTATTTAGTGAATGTCTATACACCCAATGCGAAGCGAGATTTAACAAGACTTCCTTACCGCTTAGAATGGGAAGATGAAATGCGTGCCTATTTGAAGCACTTAGATCTAACAAAACCAGTGATTATGTGTGGAGATTTAAATGTGGCGCATCAACAAATAGATTTAAAAAATGCTAAATCAAATAAAGGCAATTCAGGCTTTACAATAGAGGAACGAGGAAAGATGACGGGATTACTAGATGAAGGATTTACAGATACGTTCCGTCATTTTTATCCGGAGAAAGAAGAAGCCTTTACATGGTGGTCTTACATGGCCACGGTGAGAGAGCGTAATATCGGATGGAGAATTGATTACTTCATTACGTCAAACCGACTATGTGAAAGATTAGTTGATGCATATATACATCCACAAATACATGGAAGTGATCATTGTCCGATTGTTTTGGAGCTTAAAGGGAATGTGAAAAACCTTTCATGA
- a CDS encoding nicotinate phosphoribosyltransferase, translating to MVSKYADDGFALHTDLYQINMAETYWADGIHNRKAVFELFFRNLPFGNGYAIFAGLERVLDFLRDFQFTDSDLAYLQLELGYKEDFISYLREVRFTGDVYSMIEGELVFANEPIMRIEAPLVEAQLIETALLNIVNYQTLIATKASRIKQIVKTDTVMEFGTRRAQEMDAAIWGSRASIIGGIEATSNLRAGKKFGIPVAGTHAHSLVQAYKNEYEAFHAYAKRHKDCVFLVDTYNTLKTGVPTAIQVAKELGDKINFVGIRLDSGDISFLSKESRRMLDEAGFTDAKIVVSNDLDEYTILNLKAQGAKVDMWGIGTKLITAYDQPALGAVYKIVSIEDEKGVMEDTIKISSTSEKVTTPGRKKLYRIIDRENGKAEGDYITMFDEDPTHEHRLKMFHPVHTFVSKFVTNFEAKELHTKVIENGQVIYSNPTLFAMRDYATANLELLWDEYKRSLNPEEYPVDLSQKCWDNKMRNIQEIKEMVDRMHYS from the coding sequence ATGGTGTCGAAATATGCAGATGATGGATTTGCATTACATACGGACTTATATCAAATAAATATGGCAGAAACTTACTGGGCTGATGGTATACATAATCGTAAAGCGGTGTTTGAGCTGTTTTTCCGCAATTTACCCTTTGGTAATGGCTATGCAATTTTTGCAGGTTTAGAGAGGGTACTAGATTTTCTTCGGGATTTCCAGTTTACGGATAGCGATCTTGCGTATTTGCAGCTAGAGCTTGGATACAAGGAAGACTTTATTAGTTATTTGCGTGAAGTCAGGTTCACCGGAGATGTGTATTCGATGATTGAAGGTGAGCTCGTTTTTGCCAATGAACCAATTATGCGCATTGAGGCTCCACTGGTTGAAGCGCAACTCATTGAAACAGCACTCCTGAATATTGTCAATTACCAAACCTTAATTGCAACGAAAGCAAGTCGTATTAAACAAATCGTCAAAACCGATACAGTTATGGAATTCGGTACGAGACGTGCTCAAGAAATGGATGCAGCAATTTGGGGCTCACGGGCTTCCATAATTGGTGGGATAGAGGCAACAAGTAATCTTAGAGCTGGCAAAAAGTTCGGTATTCCTGTTGCAGGAACACATGCGCATTCGCTTGTTCAAGCATACAAAAATGAATATGAAGCTTTCCATGCATATGCCAAACGACATAAAGATTGTGTATTCCTTGTAGATACTTACAATACATTAAAGACCGGTGTTCCAACTGCCATTCAAGTAGCAAAAGAACTTGGAGATAAAATCAATTTCGTTGGAATTCGTTTGGATAGTGGAGATATTTCATTCCTATCAAAAGAGTCACGTCGTATGTTAGATGAAGCGGGCTTTACGGATGCGAAAATCGTCGTGTCAAATGATTTAGATGAATATACAATTTTAAACTTAAAAGCCCAAGGTGCGAAAGTGGATATGTGGGGCATTGGCACAAAGTTAATTACCGCGTATGACCAACCCGCTCTTGGTGCAGTATATAAAATTGTTTCAATTGAAGATGAAAAAGGTGTAATGGAAGATACAATTAAAATTTCATCTACTTCTGAAAAGGTAACGACGCCGGGTAGGAAAAAACTGTATCGTATAATTGATCGAGAAAATGGCAAAGCAGAAGGCGATTATATTACGATGTTTGATGAAGACCCTACTCATGAACACCGATTAAAAATGTTCCATCCAGTTCATACCTTTGTTTCGAAATTTGTGACGAACTTTGAAGCAAAAGAGCTGCATACAAAAGTCATTGAAAATGGACAAGTTATTTATTCGAATCCAACGTTGTTTGCAATGAGGGATTACGCAACTGCTAACTTAGAATTACTATGGGATGAATACAAACGTTCTTTAAATCCAGAAGAATATCCAGTAGATTTAAGCCAAAAATGTTGGGATAACAAGATGCGAAATATCCAAGAGATAAAAGAAATGGTAGATAGGATGCATTACTCTTAA
- the nadE gene encoding ammonia-dependent NAD(+) synthetase: MTNLQKTIIEELKVKPSIDAKQEIRISIDFMKNYLKKHSFLKGLVLGISGGQDSALTGKLAQMAVDELNDELGAQAYSFNAVRLPYGVQFDEDDCHDALNFIQPSKIYTVNIKNAVDASKHALDTSGITLSDFAKGNEKARERMKVQYSIAAMHDAVVLGTDHAAEAVTGFYTKYGDGGADLVPISRLNKRQGKQLLIVLGCPEHLYTKIPTADLEEDRPALPDEIALGVSYDQIDDYLEGKKIPTESKEQIENHYLRSKHKRHMPITVFDDFWK; encoded by the coding sequence ATGACAAACTTGCAAAAGACAATTATTGAAGAATTGAAAGTTAAACCATCGATTGACGCCAAACAAGAAATACGTATATCCATTGATTTTATGAAAAATTATTTAAAAAAGCATTCATTCTTAAAAGGATTGGTTCTTGGTATTTCAGGTGGTCAAGATTCTGCACTTACTGGCAAGCTTGCTCAAATGGCGGTAGATGAATTAAATGATGAACTGGGAGCACAAGCCTATTCTTTTAATGCGGTTCGATTGCCTTATGGCGTTCAGTTTGATGAAGATGATTGTCACGACGCACTAAATTTCATACAACCATCTAAAATTTATACGGTGAATATAAAAAATGCAGTCGATGCAAGTAAACATGCACTTGATACCTCTGGGATTACCCTTTCTGACTTTGCTAAAGGAAATGAAAAAGCACGTGAAAGAATGAAAGTTCAATACTCAATTGCGGCTATGCACGATGCAGTCGTCCTTGGAACAGATCATGCAGCAGAAGCCGTCACTGGTTTTTATACTAAATATGGTGATGGTGGAGCCGACTTAGTGCCTATTTCTCGATTAAATAAGCGACAAGGGAAACAACTATTAATAGTTCTAGGTTGTCCGGAACATTTATATACAAAAATTCCTACTGCGGATTTAGAAGAAGATCGTCCTGCGTTACCAGATGAGATTGCTTTAGGTGTTTCATATGATCAAATAGATGATTATTTAGAAGGAAAAAAGATTCCAACTGAGTCAAAAGAACAAATTGAAAATCATTATTTACGCTCAAAACATAAAAGACATATGCCTATTACCGTCTTTGATGATTTTTGGAAATAA
- a CDS encoding AAA family ATPase: MKNQEKMHSIIDNIERVIIGKRDIAELCVVALIAQGHVLLEDVPGVGKTVMVRALAKSVGAQFKRIQFTPDLLPSDVIGVSIYNPKDMEFQFRPGPIMGNIVLADEINRTSPKTQSALLEGMEEASVTIDGETMMIPKPFFVMATQNPIEYEGTYPLPEAQLDRFLLKLRMGYPSHAEEIEVLKRAEKSSPLEDLKPVISLEDLILLQQEVKDVMVDDTIKNYIVDLANRTRKDSYIYLGVSPRGSLALMKASQALAMLRGRDFVTPDDVQYLAPFVFSHRMILRSEARYDGVTTEEIIGRILTKTNVPIKRLVKQ, from the coding sequence ATGAAAAACCAAGAAAAAATGCATTCGATTATAGATAATATAGAGCGAGTAATTATAGGGAAACGAGATATTGCAGAGCTATGTGTAGTTGCGTTAATCGCTCAAGGACATGTTTTACTTGAAGATGTTCCGGGTGTTGGTAAGACGGTTATGGTGCGTGCATTAGCGAAATCAGTAGGCGCTCAATTCAAACGTATTCAATTTACGCCCGACTTACTGCCTTCAGATGTAATTGGTGTATCAATATATAATCCCAAAGACATGGAATTTCAATTTAGACCAGGTCCAATTATGGGGAATATCGTATTAGCAGATGAAATCAATCGAACTTCACCTAAAACTCAATCAGCACTTCTCGAGGGAATGGAAGAAGCATCGGTAACAATCGATGGAGAAACGATGATGATTCCTAAACCGTTCTTTGTAATGGCCACACAAAATCCAATTGAATATGAAGGTACGTATCCGCTTCCAGAAGCACAATTGGACCGTTTCTTACTTAAACTTAGAATGGGTTATCCTTCACATGCAGAAGAAATTGAAGTGTTAAAAAGAGCTGAAAAATCATCTCCACTTGAAGACTTAAAACCTGTCATTTCACTTGAAGACCTCATTCTTTTGCAACAAGAAGTAAAAGACGTAATGGTCGATGATACCATCAAAAATTATATTGTCGATTTGGCTAACCGAACCAGAAAAGATTCTTATATATATTTGGGTGTAAGTCCTCGGGGATCTCTAGCATTAATGAAAGCATCACAAGCGTTAGCAATGTTACGAGGTAGAGACTTTGTTACGCCAGATGATGTTCAATATTTAGCACCATTCGTCTTTAGTCATCGAATGATTTTACGTTCAGAAGCACGCTATGATGGTGTTACAACTGAAGAAATTATTGGACGTATTTTAACGAAAACAAATGTTCCGATTAAAAGGCTTGTTAAACAATGA